Proteins encoded in a region of the Zunongwangia endophytica genome:
- a CDS encoding sulfate adenylyltransferase subunit 1 produces MEIKDNNQLLRFTTAGSVDDGKSTLIGRLLFDSKSIFEDQLASVTATSSKKGHDGVDLALFTDGLKDEREQGITIDVAYRYFTTPKRKFIIADTPGHIQYTRNMVTGASTANAAVILIDARHGVIEQTKRHSFIASLLNIPHLIVCVNKMDLVDFAEEKFEQISKEFEQFSSKLLMKDIRFIPISALIGDNVVNRSENMPWYEGGTLLNILETLHISSDINKIDARFPVQTVLRPQDDGNRDYRGYAGRIASGIYRKGDEVAVLPSGFTSKIKSMNAGEKEVEEAFAPMSISITLEDDIDISRGNMIVKKNNQPESSQEFDVMLCWLNNDAAKPRAKYVIQHTSNEERAIIKEVVYKMDINSYDRIEGDSNLKMNDIARVKIRTTHRLMVDSYRDNRNTGSITLIDEQTNETVAAGMIV; encoded by the coding sequence ATGGAAATTAAAGACAATAATCAACTACTTCGATTTACTACTGCAGGAAGTGTAGATGATGGTAAAAGTACGCTGATAGGAAGGCTCCTTTTCGATTCTAAATCAATATTTGAAGACCAACTGGCTTCTGTTACTGCTACCAGTTCTAAAAAAGGGCATGATGGGGTTGATTTAGCGCTGTTTACAGATGGTCTAAAAGACGAAAGAGAACAAGGAATTACCATAGATGTCGCTTACCGTTACTTTACTACACCAAAAAGAAAGTTTATAATAGCGGATACCCCAGGACATATTCAATATACGCGTAATATGGTTACTGGTGCATCTACTGCTAATGCAGCAGTTATACTAATAGATGCTAGGCATGGAGTTATTGAACAAACGAAACGTCACTCTTTCATAGCTTCTTTATTAAATATACCTCACTTAATTGTTTGCGTAAATAAGATGGATTTGGTTGATTTTGCCGAAGAAAAATTTGAACAAATATCTAAAGAATTCGAACAATTTTCTTCTAAGCTTTTGATGAAAGATATCCGGTTTATTCCCATTAGTGCACTTATTGGTGATAATGTTGTCAATCGTTCTGAAAATATGCCATGGTACGAAGGAGGAACATTATTGAATATTCTTGAAACCTTACATATAAGTAGTGATATAAATAAAATAGACGCTCGTTTCCCCGTGCAAACGGTACTACGTCCACAAGATGATGGGAATCGGGACTATAGAGGTTACGCTGGTCGAATTGCTAGCGGCATATATCGGAAAGGAGATGAAGTTGCAGTTTTACCTTCAGGTTTCACCTCTAAAATTAAGTCCATGAACGCTGGAGAAAAAGAGGTGGAAGAAGCTTTTGCTCCAATGTCCATTTCTATTACTTTAGAGGATGATATAGATATAAGTCGTGGGAATATGATTGTAAAGAAAAATAATCAACCGGAATCTTCACAAGAATTTGACGTAATGCTTTGTTGGTTGAATAATGATGCTGCTAAGCCGAGAGCGAAATATGTGATACAGCATACTTCAAATGAGGAAAGAGCTATTATTAAAGAAGTGGTTTATAAAATGGATATAAATAGTTATGATCGAATAGAAGGGGATTCAAACTTAAAAATGAATGATATTGCTCGCGTAAAGATAAGAACAACCCACAGGCTTATGGTCGATTCTTATCGAGACAATAGAAACACGGGTAGCATC